The genomic DNA CACGAAGTCGGCGGTGCCTCCCAGGGCGCCGCTGGCCGACGTGCTGCCGGTGGTGGCGGCCAAGCTGCTCGTGCATCCGGTGCTGGTCTGGGTGCTGGGGCAGGGGGCCATGGCCCTGGGCCTGCCGCTGTCTTCTTCGGCGCTGATGGTGATCGTGCTGGTGGCGGCGCTGCCGAGCGCGAGCAACGTTTCGATGCTGGCCGAGCGCTTCGGGGCCGACAACGGCCGTATCGCGCGCATCATCCTGTGGACGACGGTGGCGACCTTCTTCAGCTTTCCGTTCGCGGTCGGCGTGCTGCGCTGAGCGGCCTCAGGGCGTCAGCACGCCCAGCTTGAAAGGATCGGCATCGGACAGGCGCTCGCACTTGGAGAAGTCGCGGCCCTGGGTGCCGTCGCAATAGAACGCGTTGTAGATGCGGCCGAACAGCGTCGGGCTGGCTGTGAAGAGCACGCCGTGCTCGGGCTGCCAGTTGTCCCTGGAATTCTCCCTGGGTGTCCCGGCGGCGCGGGTTTCCGTGGGCTGGACGGGCGCGGCCGCCGCAATGGGCGTGAATTCCGCCAGCGTCTTGTGGGCTTCCTCGCCGCGCCAGCGCACCGCCAGCTCGGCGGCCGTGGGCCTTGCCGCCACCGGCAGCAGCACGCCGTTCACCTGCAGGCCGTAGCCGAAGCGATGCGCCTTGCCCGCCAGGAAGGCATAGGCGCAGGCGGCCATGCACTGGCCGCGGATCTCGGTGTCCACGCCGCTCGCGCGGATGGCGTCGGCAAAGGCGCCGGCCGCCTCGGCGGTACCGCCGAACGAATCCTCGAACACCACGGTGCGCACGGTGCCCCTGCCCAGGTGCTCGGTGAAAGTCTTGATGGCGCTGCCGTCGAGCATGCCCGACACCACGAGCCGGCTGCCCTGCAGGTCGAGTTCGGCCGCCGGGCATGCAAGGCATGCAAACAGGAAAACCGCAACCACAGCAGATGAAGGCAGTTTCACGACAGACGACCCCGAGGACCAGCGCGCTTTGCTTGAGGTGCGCCGCCGGAACGGGCGTCGCACAGCGACAGCTTGTGCAGCGCGCGGGGGCGCAGTCAACGGTTTTTTCAGAATATTTCCGCTGCCGAGTAACGGCCGTAAGGCATAGCTACTGCTACTACTTCAGATGAATACTTGAGTTTGCATAATGCCTGCTAGAGTGTTAACAAACCAATGTTTGAATGGGGCAGCACGATGGCAATACTTATTCGTATCCTGCTGTGGCTGGCCTGGGTTGCCGGCGTGAGCTGGTCCTGGCATGCCGACATGCTCGGGGCCGGCACTTCGCTCGCGCTGGGCGCCCTGAGCCTCGTGGTGTTCGCATGGCCCGCCAGCAGCGCGCGGCGCCGCAGCACCGAATTGCGCTACGTCGACGTCGGCAAGGAGCCTGCAGGCCTGTACTGAGTGTCGCGGCCGGGGCCTGCGAGGCAGGCCCTAGATGCTGTGCGGGTCGACATCGACCAGCCAGCGGATCACGCCCTTGCCTTCGGGCGTGCGCCTGAGGGCGTGCAGCAGCGGCTGCCACTGCGCCAGCAGGCGCTGCAAGGCGGCACGCGAGGGGCTTTCGATCAGCATCTGCGCCCTTTCCACGTTGGCCACGCGCTGGATCGCCAGCGGCACCGCGGGATAGCGCACCACCCGGTCGGCGCCTTCCAGCGCCTCGGCGGCGGCGCTGGCTGCGTTCAGGAACGCCTGCGCGGCTTCCTGGGTGCGCGCATCGGCCCGCAGCAGCGCCTGGAAGGCAAAGGGCGGCATGCCGGCGGCGGCGCGCTCCTCCAGCTGCTGCCGCGCGAAGGCCGTGTAGTCGTGCTTGCGCAGCGCGGAAAAAAGCGGGTGCTGCGCGTGGTGGGTCTGGATCCACATCTCGGCCGTGGCGCCCTGCGCCGCCAGGTAGGCGGCGTCGCGGCCCGCGCGGCCGGCCGACTGCATCAGCAGGCTGAACAGGCGCTCGGGCGCACGGAAGTCGCTGGAGAACAGCGCGCCGTCGGGGTTCACCGCCGCCACCAGCGTGATGCGCCGGAAGTCGTGCCCCTTGGCGATCATCTGCGTGCCCACCAGCACGTCGACCTCGCCCGAATGCACGGCCGCGAGCTGCGACTCGAGCGCGCCCTGCTTCCTGGTGCTGTCGGCATCGATGCGCGCAATCCTGACGGGCCCGGGCACCGCGCTGCCGTCGGGCCGCCTCACCGCGGCGAACAGTTCCGCGAGGTGTTCTTCGAGCCGCTCGGTGCCGCGGCCCACGGGCGCGATGTCGGGGTTGCCGCAGGACGGGCAGGCGCGCGGCACGCGCTCGGTGAAGCCGCAGTGGTGGCAGCGCAGCGTGCGGTCGATCTTGTGGAACACGCGGTAGGCGCTGCAGCGCGGGCATTCGCTTTTCCAGCCGCAGTCGGCGCAGGCCAGCACCGGCGCATAGCCGCGGCGGTTCAGGAATACCATGCTCTGCTCGCCGCGCCCGATGCGCTGGCCGATGGCGTCGAGCAGCGCGCCCGAGATCACGGTCTTGGGCGGCTGCAGGTTCATGTCGACCAGCCGCACCGTGGGCAGCTCCCCGGCGCCGATGCGCGACGGCATGGCCAGCCGCACATAGCGCCCGCCCGGGTCCTCGCCCTCGGCGGGGCGGCTTTGGTGCCAGCTTTCGAGCGAGGGCGTGGCCGAGCCGAGGATGACTTTCGCGCCCTCGCGCTGGCCGCGCCAGACGGCGAGGTCGCGCGCCGAATACCGCGCGCCTTCCTGCTGCTTGTAGCTCGGGTCGTGTTCTTCGTCGACCACCACGAGCTTCAGGCCCGGCATCGACGCGAACACCGCCATGCGCGTGCCCAGCACGATGCGCGCGGCGCCGCTGTGCGCCGCGAGCCAGCTCGCGAGCCGCTGCGGGTTGGTCATGCCGCTGTGCAGCGACACCACCGCGTCGTCGCCGAAGCGCGCCTTGAAGCGCGCTTCGAGCTGCGGCGTCAGGTTGATCTCGGGCACCATCACCAGCGCCTGCGCGCCGGGGTCGGCCGCGAGCAGGTCGGCCACGCAGCGCAGGTAGACCTCGGTCTTGCCGCTGCCGGTGCTGCCGACCAGCAGGAAGGTGCCGGCCTCGCCCGCCTCGATGCGGGCCAGCGCGGCGGTCTGCTCCGCGCTCAGCGCGACCGGGTGCGCGGCCTCGGCCGTCTCGGCCACGGGGCCGGCCGCCGTCTTGCGCTTGAGCCGGCGCGCCAGCTGCGTTCCGCTCAGGTCGCGCAGCTGCGGCGGCAGCGCGGCCAGGGCGATCTCGCCGATCGAACGCTGGTAGTAGCGCGCAGCAAAGGCCACGAGGTCGCGCCAGGCATTGCCGAGGGGGGCCAGCGCGTCCAGCGCGGCGCCCACGGGCTTCAGCGCCATGTCGGGCTCGGCATTGTCGAGCGGGACCGGCGGATTCCAGACCACGCCCAGCACCTCGCGCCGGCCCAGCGGCACCCGCACCAGCGTGCCGGGCACGAGGGGGATCGGGCTGGCATAGCTCAGCAGGTCGCCGAGCGCCGCATGGGCGGGCGTCTGCACCGCGATGTCGAGCCGCCAGGCCATTGCGGCCGGCCCGCTTGCCGCCGCCGGCGCGGAGCCGGCCGCTGGCGCTGCGGCTGTTTCGGAGGCAGGGTCGACGGTGGGAATGGGCGTCCTTGTTGGCAAGGTTTGTTAATGCGACTTTGAGCAAGATCGCTTAAGTCGTTGATTTTCCAGCGCTTTGGGAGCCATCCAGAGTTTCTGTGGATAACTTTGTTGACAACCGGGCTCGACACGCCGGCGAGCCTTGAAAATCAAGCCTCTGGCTGGATTGCCCTCAAAAAAAGCAAAGTTCAATTTCTATATAAATCAACAACTTAGCGTCGCTACTGGTTTAGGAGCAAAGAGGGGAGACCTACAGATAATCTTGCGCAGTGCAACACGTGTTTTGTGCATAAGTCGGTGTTCCTACACCGTTTTTATGCTTGACAAACGCCAGGAAATCGATTTTTGGGGCCGCGGCCGCGTCCCTGCGCGGCGGGCGGCTCGTTTACCGTTTTTAACCTTTGCGCAGGGCGCGCGATTGTGCATGCACCGCCTGCACCAGCGCCGCCACATGGTCCGGCGGCGTGAACTGGCTGATGCCGTGGCCCAGGTTGAAGATGTGGGTCGGGCCCTTGGAAGCGGCATCGGCATGCGGCTTGCCGAAGGCCCGCAGCACCTTCGCCACCTCGGCCTCGATCTGCGCGGGCGGTGCGAACAGCACGTTGGGGTCGATGTTGCCCTGCAGGGCCTTGGCCTTGGCATCCGAGCCTTCGCCGACCAGCCGGCGCGCGGCCGAGAGGTTCACGGTCCAGTCGACGCCGAGCACTTCGCAATCGAGTTCGCGCATGGCCTCGAGCCAGAGGCCGCCGCCCTTGGTGAAGACGATGCGCGGCACCGGCTGGCCGTCGGCACCGTTGCGCTTGAGGCCGGCCAGCACGCGCGCCGTGTAGGCGAGGCTGAATTCCTGGAACGCGCCGTCGGCCAGCACGCCGCCCCAGCTGTCGAACACCATCACGGCCTGCGCGCCGGCGTCGATCTGCGCATTGAGGTAGGCGGCCACCGAATCGGCATTGACCGCGAGCAGGCGGTGCAGCAGGTCGGGACGCGCGTAGAGCATGCTCTTCACGAGCCGGTAGTCGCTCGAGCCCGCGCCTTCGACCATGTAGCAGGCCAGCGTCCAGGGGCTGCCCGAAAAGCCGATCAGCGGCACGCGGCCGGCCAGCGCCTTGCGGATCGACGCCACGGCGTCGAAAACGTAGCGCAGCCTGGCCATGTCGGGCACCTCGAGCGCCGCAACGGCCGCTTCATCCTGCACCGGGCGCGCGAAACGCGGGCCTTCGCCGGCCTCGAACGACAGGCCCAGCCCCATCGCGTCGGGCACGGTCAGGATGTCGGAGAACAAGATGGCCGCGTCGAGCGGATAGCGCGCGAGCGGCTGCAGCGTGACTTCGGTGGCGTAGTCGACGTTGGTCGCCAGCCCCATGAAGCTGCCGGCCCTGGCGCGCGTGGCCACGTACTCGGGCAGGTAGCGTCCGGCCTGGCGCATGAGCCAGACGGGCGTGTGGTCGGTGGCCTGGCGCCAGCAGGCCCGCAGGAAAGTGTCGTTTTGCAAGGGGGCGAAAGGCATCCCCCGATTGTCGCAGGCGCCCGCGCCCGCGCCTCAGGCAAAAGCCTTGCCGCCGAAGGTCCCGGTCAGCAGGCCGATCAGCCATTGCAGGCCGGGATCGGCGTCGCGCACCGAAGGCCACATCGCCGACACCGCGTAGCCGGGGCTGTCGAAAGGCAGCGGACTCACCGCGAGCCCGAGCGCGTCGCGCCAGCTGCCGGCTGCGAAGGTCGGCACTGTGGTGATCGCGGCCATCTGCCGCACGATGAAGGGGCTGGTCGCGAAGTTGCGGCTCGAGAACACGACCCTGCGCGCGAGCCCCTTCCGCTGCAACAGTTCGTCGACCAGTCCGCTCAGGTCGGCACCGAAGGACGTGAGCAGATGCGGGTGGCTGAGGTATTCCTTCAGCGTCAGGTGCTTGCCGCGCGCCTTGACGAGCGCGGGGTTGTACACGCACACGAAATTCCAGTCGAACAGCGCGCGCTGCCGGTGCCAGGCCGCGCATTCGGTGAACACGCCCAGCGCAAGTTCGATCTCGGCCGCATCGAGCAGGTCGCGCGCCGTGGTGCGGTCCGCCGCCCGTGCGATCAGCCGGATGCCCGGCGCCTCGGCCGACAGCCGTTGCATGAGCGGTGGCATCAGCGCGATCTCGAGCGCATCGCTCAGGCCGATGCGGAACACCCGCTCGGCCGTTGCGGGATCGAAGGCGGGTTTCGAATGCAGCGCCTGCTGCAGCGACAGCAGCAGCGGCTCGATCGCACGCGACAGTTCGATCGCGCGCGGCGTGGGCGTCATGCCGTGCGAGGTGCGCACGAACAGTTCATCGCCAAAGGCCGCACGAAGGCGCTTGAGTGCACCGCTCAGGGCCGGCTGCCCGAGGAACAGGCGGTTGGCTGCGCGGGTGACGCTGCGCTCCTGAAGCAGTGCATGGAACACCAGAAGCAGGTTCAGGTCGAGCCGCCTGAAATCACTTTGATTGATGTTGTTCATGATTCCAAACGATTGGAATGATAAGCCTGCGATCCCTACGCTGAAGTCCTTGCAAAACATCTTGTGAAGGATCTGACATGGCTTTGGAACACCAGACAGTGGCGGTGATCGGCGGCTCCTCGGGCGTGGGGCTGGAAACCGTGCGGCGGCTCGCGGCGGCCGGCGCGCGCGTCTTCGCGGCGGGGCGCGACAGGGAGAAGGTGCGGCAAGCCACCAGCGGCCTGGGCGGCAGCGTGAGCGCGCATGGGGTCGATGCCTGCGATCGGGGGGCGCTCGATGCGTTCTTCGAGACCACGGGGCCCATCGACCATCTGGTGCTCACGCTCAGCGGCGGCGAGGGCGCGGGCGAGTTCGCGCAGCTCGACCTGTCATCGCTGCGGCGCGGCTTCGAGGCCAAATTCTGGCCGCAGCTCGAAGCTGCGCAGGCCGGCCTCAAGGTGCTGCGAAAGGGCGGCAGCATCACTTTCGTGACGGCGATCTCGGCGCGCAACGCATTGCCCGGCACGTCGGGGCTCGCCGCCATCAACGGGGCGCTGGAGGCCATGGTCGGCAGCCTCGCGCGCGAGCTCGGGCCGAGCCGCGTGAATGCGGTGTCGCCGGGGCTGGTCGATACGCCCTGGTGGAACCGCATGCCTGCCGCAGCCAAGGACGAGCTGTTCCGCCAGCAGGTCGAGCTGCTGCCCGTCGGCCGCGTCGGCCAGCCGCAGGACGTTGCGCATGCGATCGAGTTCCTGATCGGGAACGGCTACACCACGGGCACGGTCATCGAGTGCGATGGCGGCCTGCGGCTGGTCTGAAAAGAACTCAGACCAACGGCACGCGCTGCGCATCCTCCGGGTTCACGTTGCGCCGGTAAAGCATCAACGTCGCCACCAGCCCGCAGGCGGCGGCGGCCGTCATCCACAGGCCCGGCGCGCCCTTGTCGCCGGTCATCTCGATCAGCCCGGTGGCGATGGCCGGCGTGAAACCGCCGAACAGCGCCGTCGCGAGGCTGTACGCGAGCGAGAAGCCTGCAGTGCGCACATTGACCGGCATCACCTCGGTGAGCGCCACCACCATCGCGCCGTTGTAGCTCGCGTAGAGGAACGACAGCCAGAGCTCCACCTCCAGCATGCGAGCGAAGCTCGGCGCGCCGACCAGCCACTTGAGCGATGGGTACGCGGTCAGGATGGTCAGCACCGTGAACAGGATCAACAGCGGCCTGCGGCCCACGCGGTCGGACAGTGCGCCCATGACCGGCAGCCAGATGAAGTTGGAGATGGCCACGCACAGCGTGACGACCAGCGCATCGGTCGTGCTCAGGTGCAGCACCGACTTGCCGAAGGTGGGCGTGTAGACCGTGATCAGGTAGAACGACACGGTGGTCATCGACACCAGCATCATCCCGGCGACGACGAGGCCCCAGTTGGCCACCATCGACTGGAAGATCTCGCGCGCATCGGGCCGGTGCTTGCGCGCCATGAACTCCTCGGTCTCCTGCAGCGAGCGGCGGATGATGAACAGCACCGGCACGATCAGGCAGCCGACGAAGAACGGAATGCGCCAGTAGAAGTCGCCGATCTCCTGCGAGGTGAAGGTCACGTTGAGCCAGTAGCCGAGCGCGGCCGCCACGATGATCGCCACCTGCTGGCTGGCCGACTGCCAACTCACGTAGAAGCCCTTGCGCCCCGGCGTGGCCATCTCCGACAGATAGACCGAAACGCCGCCCAGCTCCACGCCGGCCGAGAAGCCCTGCAGCAGCCGCCCGACCAGCACCAGCAGCGGCGCCGCGAAGCCGATGGTGGCGTAGGCCGGCACGCAGGCGATGAGCAGCGTGCCCACTGCCATCAGCGCGAGCGTGGCGATCAGGCCCTTGCGGCGGCCCACGCGGTCGACGTACGCGCCGAGGAAGATCGCGCCCAGCGGCCGCATCAGGAAGCCCGCGCCGAAGGTCATGAAGGTCAGCATCAGCGAGGCGAATTCGTTGCCCGCCGGGAAGAAGGCCTTCGAGATCTGCGTGGCGTAGAAGCCGAACAGGAAGAAGTCGAACATCTCCATGAAATTGCCGCCCGTCACGCGCAGCACGGTGGCGAATTTCGAGGAGGAGGAAGAAAAGGCGCTGGAAGAAGCGGTGCCTGAAGCGGCGCGGTCGGCGGCCGCGGCCGATGGTTGCGCGGCGGATTGCGCAGGATTCATCTCGTTGTCCCCTTGGGCGGTGTCGTTCACCCGAGGGTAGGCCGGGGTTCCCGACCACCGCCTGACCGCGCGAGTCAGGTACCTGTCACTGCCCGTGGGGCGTCGTCAGCTCTTGTACTTCACCGAGCAGCCGTAGGGCCGCGTCGAGGCCGTCGAGATCGGCTTGCCGCCGAAGGCCTCGCCGAGCGCCTGGTTCACGTAGTTGGTCGCGCTCTTGATGTCGTCCGGCCGCGCCGAGGCGATGCTGTCGATGCCGCCGGCATACACCAGCATGCCCTTGGGATCGATGATGAAGATGTGCGGCGTGGTGCGCGCGCCGTAGGCCTGGCCGATCACGCCGTCCTCGTCCATCAGCACCGCGGTGGGCGCGGCCTTCTGCGACTTCATCCAGGCGTCGAGCGCGGCGGGCTGCAGGTAGTCGCTGGCCGCGCGCTCGGTGGAATTGACCGACAGCCAGACCACGCCCTGGGCGGTGGCGGCCTTCTGCGTGGCGGGCATGTTGCCGCTGTTGTAGTGCTTGCGCACGAAGGGGCAGCCCGGGTTGGTCCACTCGAGCACCACGAACTTGCCGGCAAAGTCGGACAGCTTGTGCTTGGCGCCGCTGGTGTCCACCGCAACGAAGTCGGGCGCCTGCTGGCCCACGGCGGGCGCGGCGAAGGCATGGTTGCCCATCAGGAAGGTGGCGCCCAGCGCCACGGCGGCCGCCACCACGGCGCGGCGCGAGGCGCGGCTGAGGGCCGCGCGGGCGTGGCGCGCGGCACG from Variovorax sp. V93 includes the following:
- a CDS encoding primosomal protein N', which translates into the protein MAWRLDIAVQTPAHAALGDLLSYASPIPLVPGTLVRVPLGRREVLGVVWNPPVPLDNAEPDMALKPVGAALDALAPLGNAWRDLVAFAARYYQRSIGEIALAALPPQLRDLSGTQLARRLKRKTAAGPVAETAEAAHPVALSAEQTAALARIEAGEAGTFLLVGSTGSGKTEVYLRCVADLLAADPGAQALVMVPEINLTPQLEARFKARFGDDAVVSLHSGMTNPQRLASWLAAHSGAARIVLGTRMAVFASMPGLKLVVVDEEHDPSYKQQEGARYSARDLAVWRGQREGAKVILGSATPSLESWHQSRPAEGEDPGGRYVRLAMPSRIGAGELPTVRLVDMNLQPPKTVISGALLDAIGQRIGRGEQSMVFLNRRGYAPVLACADCGWKSECPRCSAYRVFHKIDRTLRCHHCGFTERVPRACPSCGNPDIAPVGRGTERLEEHLAELFAAVRRPDGSAVPGPVRIARIDADSTRKQGALESQLAAVHSGEVDVLVGTQMIAKGHDFRRITLVAAVNPDGALFSSDFRAPERLFSLLMQSAGRAGRDAAYLAAQGATAEMWIQTHHAQHPLFSALRKHDYTAFARQQLEERAAAGMPPFAFQALLRADARTQEAAQAFLNAASAAAEALEGADRVVRYPAVPLAIQRVANVERAQMLIESPSRAALQRLLAQWQPLLHALRRTPEGKGVIRWLVDVDPHSI
- the hemE gene encoding uroporphyrinogen decarboxylase, with protein sequence MPFAPLQNDTFLRACWRQATDHTPVWLMRQAGRYLPEYVATRARAGSFMGLATNVDYATEVTLQPLARYPLDAAILFSDILTVPDAMGLGLSFEAGEGPRFARPVQDEAAVAALEVPDMARLRYVFDAVASIRKALAGRVPLIGFSGSPWTLACYMVEGAGSSDYRLVKSMLYARPDLLHRLLAVNADSVAAYLNAQIDAGAQAVMVFDSWGGVLADGAFQEFSLAYTARVLAGLKRNGADGQPVPRIVFTKGGGLWLEAMRELDCEVLGVDWTVNLSAARRLVGEGSDAKAKALQGNIDPNVLFAPPAQIEAEVAKVLRAFGKPHADAASKGPTHIFNLGHGISQFTPPDHVAALVQAVHAQSRALRKG
- a CDS encoding LysR family transcriptional regulator, coding for MNNINQSDFRRLDLNLLLVFHALLQERSVTRAANRLFLGQPALSGALKRLRAAFGDELFVRTSHGMTPTPRAIELSRAIEPLLLSLQQALHSKPAFDPATAERVFRIGLSDALEIALMPPLMQRLSAEAPGIRLIARAADRTTARDLLDAAEIELALGVFTECAAWHRQRALFDWNFVCVYNPALVKARGKHLTLKEYLSHPHLLTSFGADLSGLVDELLQRKGLARRVVFSSRNFATSPFIVRQMAAITTVPTFAAGSWRDALGLAVSPLPFDSPGYAVSAMWPSVRDADPGLQWLIGLLTGTFGGKAFA
- a CDS encoding SDR family oxidoreductase encodes the protein MALEHQTVAVIGGSSGVGLETVRRLAAAGARVFAAGRDREKVRQATSGLGGSVSAHGVDACDRGALDAFFETTGPIDHLVLTLSGGEGAGEFAQLDLSSLRRGFEAKFWPQLEAAQAGLKVLRKGGSITFVTAISARNALPGTSGLAAINGALEAMVGSLARELGPSRVNAVSPGLVDTPWWNRMPAAAKDELFRQQVELLPVGRVGQPQDVAHAIEFLIGNGYTTGTVIECDGGLRLV
- a CDS encoding MFS transporter, whose amino-acid sequence is MNPAQSAAQPSAAAADRAASGTASSSAFSSSSSKFATVLRVTGGNFMEMFDFFLFGFYATQISKAFFPAGNEFASLMLTFMTFGAGFLMRPLGAIFLGAYVDRVGRRKGLIATLALMAVGTLLIACVPAYATIGFAAPLLVLVGRLLQGFSAGVELGGVSVYLSEMATPGRKGFYVSWQSASQQVAIIVAAALGYWLNVTFTSQEIGDFYWRIPFFVGCLIVPVLFIIRRSLQETEEFMARKHRPDAREIFQSMVANWGLVVAGMMLVSMTTVSFYLITVYTPTFGKSVLHLSTTDALVVTLCVAISNFIWLPVMGALSDRVGRRPLLILFTVLTILTAYPSLKWLVGAPSFARMLEVELWLSFLYASYNGAMVVALTEVMPVNVRTAGFSLAYSLATALFGGFTPAIATGLIEMTGDKGAPGLWMTAAAACGLVATLMLYRRNVNPEDAQRVPLV
- a CDS encoding thioredoxin family protein — its product is MTLSPSSDSRSIRAARHARAALSRASRRAVVAAAVALGATFLMGNHAFAAPAVGQQAPDFVAVDTSGAKHKLSDFAGKFVVLEWTNPGCPFVRKHYNSGNMPATQKAATAQGVVWLSVNSTERAASDYLQPAALDAWMKSQKAAPTAVLMDEDGVIGQAYGARTTPHIFIIDPKGMLVYAGGIDSIASARPDDIKSATNYVNQALGEAFGGKPISTASTRPYGCSVKYKS